A region from the Stutzerimonas stutzeri genome encodes:
- a CDS encoding TauD/TfdA family dioxygenase translates to MPSLEFDQLLSASIHHGGLSSAQIAQILEFKLFGNAKGFLLLEDTNIGEIPPTPASRTEIHKPDDCSERLLLQATALLGEPIGYVQESGGCIVNNFFPQQTQSRAATSDSFDTELDLHTENAFHAIQPDYLLLLCLRQDPAAEAITYIASIERILEHLSYEQQAFLLNEPYNFLSDYGPNEKNQRIDINKHQTVLYGDPDAPFFRLDPQFMVAYSDRAQQSLDNLRNIAWEVVEPVRLGPGDLLIIDNRRTAHARSPFTARFDGSDRWMQRTFASCNLPLYTEKLGKQSRIFELVTEL, encoded by the coding sequence ATGCCCAGTCTCGAGTTCGACCAACTTTTATCTGCCAGCATTCACCACGGGGGGCTCAGCTCGGCGCAAATAGCGCAGATCCTCGAATTCAAGCTGTTCGGCAACGCCAAGGGTTTCCTGCTGCTCGAGGACACCAACATCGGTGAAATCCCGCCGACTCCGGCCTCGCGCACCGAGATACACAAACCAGACGACTGCAGCGAGCGCCTGCTGCTGCAGGCCACCGCCCTGCTCGGCGAACCGATCGGCTATGTACAGGAGTCCGGCGGCTGCATCGTCAACAACTTCTTCCCCCAGCAGACCCAATCACGCGCCGCCACCTCGGACAGCTTCGACACCGAACTCGACCTGCATACCGAGAACGCTTTCCACGCGATCCAGCCCGATTACCTGCTGCTGCTTTGCCTGCGCCAGGATCCGGCCGCCGAGGCTATCACCTACATCGCCTCGATCGAGCGCATTCTCGAGCACCTGAGTTACGAACAGCAGGCCTTCCTGCTCAACGAGCCGTACAACTTTCTCTCCGATTACGGCCCGAACGAGAAGAACCAGCGCATCGACATCAACAAGCACCAGACCGTGCTCTATGGCGATCCCGACGCGCCATTCTTCCGCTTAGACCCGCAGTTCATGGTTGCCTACAGCGACCGCGCCCAGCAATCGCTGGACAACCTGCGCAACATCGCCTGGGAAGTCGTCGAGCCCGTGCGGCTCGGCCCCGGTGACCTGCTGATCATCGACAATCGCCGCACCGCCCATGCACGCAGCCCCTTCACCGCCCGTTTCGACGGCAGCGATCGCTGGATGCAGCGCACCTTCGCCAGCTGCAACCTGCCGCTGTACACCGAAAAGCTGGGCAAACAATCACGCATCTTCGAATTGGTGACCGAGCTATGA
- a CDS encoding LysE family translocator — MNATYLAFAAAITLLIASPGPVVALVIADARRSWPAWTILGGVLSAQILLVAALVLIYLALDLEPVILEWGQVIGGLYLIWLGADGLCGGNDEKPHLPRSHVHYFWRAMAVGLSNPKDILFFLAFLPGFILPAQPFAPQAATLIAIWALVDVSILITYSLAARRLASHPQLQQVLDLLPSFFLLALGLVSCGMGVNSLVN; from the coding sequence ATGAACGCCACCTACCTGGCCTTTGCTGCCGCCATCACTCTGCTGATCGCCTCACCCGGCCCCGTGGTAGCCCTGGTCATCGCCGATGCGCGGCGCAGCTGGCCGGCCTGGACCATCCTCGGCGGCGTGCTATCCGCCCAAATCCTGCTGGTCGCGGCCCTGGTGCTGATCTATCTGGCGCTGGATCTGGAGCCAGTGATCCTCGAATGGGGCCAGGTGATCGGTGGTCTTTACCTGATCTGGCTCGGCGCGGACGGGCTATGCGGCGGCAATGACGAAAAGCCGCACCTGCCACGCTCCCACGTTCACTACTTCTGGCGCGCCATGGCCGTGGGCCTGTCGAACCCCAAAGACATCCTCTTCTTCCTCGCGTTTCTGCCCGGTTTCATCCTGCCAGCACAGCCGTTCGCGCCGCAGGCCGCGACATTGATCGCCATCTGGGCATTGGTCGATGTGTCCATTCTGATTACCTACAGCCTGGCGGCGCGGCGTCTGGCCAGTCATCCGCAGCTGCAGCAGGTGCTCGACCTACTGCCGAGCTTCTTCCTGCTGGCCCTCGGCCTGGTGTCCTGCGGCATGGGAGTCAACAGCCTGGTGAATTGA
- a CDS encoding ArsR/SmtB family transcription factor encodes MSLRIPQISFDDSDQLAALCKAGGDSLRLNVLRALASDSFGVLELAQIFATGQSGISHHLKVLTQAGLLATRREGNAIFYRRALPHADSLGGRLHAALLEEVDQLSLPLEVQARIAAVHAQRSAASEDFFMRMAGSFQARQDMIAGLPQYRDSVVALLDALDFAPTATALEVGPGDGSFLPELAHRFAQVVAVDNSPAMLELARARCEQAALDNVELKLADALQDDCPSADCVVLNMVLHHLAAPGEALKQLARLVNPGGSLLVTELCSHNQSWAREACGDLWLGFEQDDLARWADAAGLTPGESLYIGLKNGFQIQARYFSRPTPDSRLTHR; translated from the coding sequence ATGAGCCTGCGCATTCCCCAGATCTCCTTCGATGACAGCGATCAGCTCGCCGCCCTGTGCAAGGCCGGCGGCGACTCGCTGCGTCTGAATGTGCTGCGGGCGCTGGCCAGCGACTCGTTCGGCGTGCTCGAGCTGGCGCAGATCTTCGCCACGGGCCAGTCGGGCATCAGCCACCACCTCAAGGTGCTGACCCAGGCCGGGTTGCTGGCAACACGCCGAGAAGGCAACGCCATTTTCTATCGCCGCGCCCTGCCGCACGCTGACAGCCTCGGCGGCAGACTGCACGCTGCCTTGCTCGAAGAGGTCGATCAGCTGAGCCTGCCGCTCGAGGTGCAGGCACGCATTGCCGCCGTGCATGCACAGCGCAGTGCCGCCAGCGAGGATTTCTTCATGCGCATGGCCGGCAGCTTCCAGGCGCGCCAGGACATGATCGCGGGACTGCCACAGTATCGTGACAGTGTGGTGGCGCTGCTCGACGCGCTGGATTTCGCGCCGACCGCGACCGCGCTCGAGGTTGGCCCCGGCGACGGCAGCTTTCTGCCCGAGCTGGCCCACCGCTTCGCACAGGTGGTGGCGGTGGACAACAGCCCGGCCATGCTCGAACTGGCGCGTGCGCGCTGTGAACAGGCCGCACTGGACAACGTCGAGCTGAAACTGGCCGACGCCTTGCAGGACGACTGTCCGTCGGCCGACTGCGTCGTGCTGAACATGGTTTTGCATCATCTGGCGGCGCCGGGTGAAGCGCTCAAGCAACTGGCACGGCTGGTGAACCCGGGCGGAAGCCTGCTGGTCACCGAGCTGTGCAGCCACAACCAGAGTTGGGCCAGGGAGGCCTGCGGCGATCTATGGTTGGGCTTCGAACAGGACGATCTGGCCCGTTGGGCCGATGCCGCGGGGCTCACGCCCGGCGAGAGCCTCTACATTGGCTTGAAGAACGGTTTTCAGATCCAGGCCCGGTACTTTTCCCGGCCCACCCCTGACAGCCGACTCACCCACCGGTAA
- the metK gene encoding methionine adenosyltransferase yields MSEYSIFTSESVSEGHPDKIADQISDAVLDAIIAEDKHARVACETLVKTGVAIVAGEVTTSAWVDLEQLVRDVIIDIGYNSSDVGFDGATCGIINIIGKQSVDIAQGVDRSKPEDQGAGDQGLMFGYASNETDVLMPAPIRFSHALVERQAEARKNGLLPWLRPDAKSQVTCRYEGGKVVGIDAIVLSTQHNPEVKHSDLKEAVMELIVKHVIPAELLHKDTQFHINPTGQFIIGGPVGDCGLTGRKIIVDTYGGMARHGGGAFSGKDPSKVDRSAAYAGRYVAKNIVAAGLAERCEIQVSYAIGVAQPTSISINTFGTGKLSDEKIVALVREHFDLRPYAITTMLDLLHPMYKATAAYGHFGRDPYEMTVGGDTFTAFTWEKTDKADALRAAAGL; encoded by the coding sequence ATGAGCGAATACTCGATTTTCACCTCCGAGTCCGTGTCCGAAGGGCATCCGGACAAGATCGCCGACCAGATCTCCGATGCGGTGCTGGACGCCATCATCGCCGAGGACAAGCACGCCCGCGTGGCCTGTGAAACCCTGGTCAAGACCGGCGTCGCCATCGTCGCCGGCGAAGTCACCACCAGCGCCTGGGTCGATCTCGAGCAACTGGTGCGCGACGTCATCATCGACATTGGTTACAACAGCTCGGACGTTGGTTTCGATGGCGCCACCTGCGGCATCATCAACATCATCGGCAAGCAGTCGGTGGACATCGCCCAGGGCGTCGACCGCTCCAAGCCGGAAGACCAGGGCGCCGGCGACCAGGGTCTGATGTTCGGCTACGCCAGCAACGAAACCGACGTGCTGATGCCCGCACCGATCCGTTTCTCCCACGCCCTGGTCGAGCGCCAGGCCGAAGCGCGCAAGAACGGCCTGCTGCCGTGGCTGCGTCCGGATGCCAAGAGCCAGGTCACCTGCCGTTATGAAGGCGGCAAGGTGGTCGGCATCGACGCCATCGTGCTGTCCACCCAGCACAACCCGGAGGTCAAGCATTCCGACCTCAAGGAAGCGGTGATGGAGCTGATCGTCAAGCACGTGATCCCGGCCGAACTGCTGCACAAGGACACCCAGTTCCACATCAACCCGACCGGCCAGTTCATCATCGGCGGCCCGGTGGGCGACTGTGGCCTGACCGGACGCAAGATCATCGTCGACACCTACGGCGGCATGGCCCGTCACGGCGGCGGCGCCTTCTCCGGCAAGGACCCGTCCAAGGTCGACCGTTCGGCTGCCTACGCCGGTCGCTACGTGGCCAAGAACATCGTCGCCGCAGGCCTGGCCGAGCGTTGTGAGATCCAGGTGTCCTACGCCATCGGCGTCGCCCAACCGACTTCGATCTCGATCAACACCTTCGGCACCGGCAAGCTGAGCGACGAGAAGATCGTCGCCCTGGTGCGCGAGCATTTCGATCTGCGTCCCTACGCGATCACCACCATGCTCGACCTGCTGCACCCAATGTACAAGGCCACCGCGGCCTACGGCCACTTCGGTCGCGATCCCTATGAAATGACGGTCGGTGGCGACACCTTCACTGCCTTCACCTGGGAAAAGACCGACAAGGCCGACGCCCTGCGCGCGGCTGCGGGTCTGTAA